In Onychostoma macrolepis isolate SWU-2019 chromosome 14, ASM1243209v1, whole genome shotgun sequence, a single window of DNA contains:
- the LOC131552970 gene encoding tripartite motif-containing protein 16-like, translated as MAEARVSQDEFLCAVCLDLLKDPVTIHCGHSYCKSCITDCWDQEDQMRVYSCPQCRQTFSPRPALARNTMLAEVVEKLKKTKLSADCDAGAGDVLCDVCTGRKYKAVKSCLVCQESYCQTHFERHEEFHSRKPHKVTDATGRLQEMICQKHEKLLEVFCCTDQKCICVLCSITEHKNHDIVSAAAQRTEKQHQLMETQKTLQQRIQQREKDLQQLREAVESHKRSAQTAVEDSERIFTELIRSIERSRSELIQLIRDQEKQAVSPAEGRLERLEQEINDLRRRDAELEQLSHTQDHIQFLQSFQSLSAPPKSIDVNDDPFSSLFSFDGLRESVHQLKEKLEDFCKEKLKKISDRVTFIYIVLWTRNDFLQYSQWLTLDLNTVNKFLLLSENNGVITDTHIDQSYPDHPDRFDYWPQVLCRESVCGRCYWELEWSGDDGVEISVSYKSISRKGQVYECRFGYNDQSWSLFCSRSRYSFRHNNIVTRLPVKSIIRRIGVFVDHGAGTLSFYSVSDTMSLIHTVQTTFTQPLYPGFRVYYKSSLKLC; from the exons ATGGCAGAAGCCAGAGTTTCTCAGGATGAGTTCTTGTGTGCAGTGTGTCTGGATCTCCTGAAGGATCCAGTGACGATCCactgtggacacagttactgtaagaGCTGTATTACAGACTGCTGGGATCAGGAGGATCAGATGAGAGTCTACAGTTgccctcagtgcagacagaccttcagtccaagacctgctttagctagaaacaccatgctggctgaagtggtggagaaactgaagaagacCAAACTCTCTGCTGACTGTGACGCTGGAGCTGGAGATGTGCTGTGTGACGTCTGTACTGGAAGAAAATACAAAGCCGTCAAGTCATGTCTGGTGTGTCAGGAATCTTACtgtcaaactcattttgagCGTCATGAGGAGTTTCATTCACGTAAGCCACACAAAGTGACTGATGCCACTGGACGACTGCAGGAGATGATCTGCCAGAAACATGAGAAGCTCCTTGAGGTTTTCTGTTGCACTGAtcagaaatgtatatgtgtgctgtgtTCGATTACTGAACATAAAAACCATGACATTGTATCAGCTGCAGCACAGAGGACAGAGAAACAG CACCAGCTGATGGAGACGCAGAAGACGCTCCAGCAGAgaatccagcagagagagaaagatcttcagcagctgagagaggctgtggagtctcataag cgctctgcacagacagcagtggaggacagtgagaggatctttactgagctcatccgctccattgagagaagccgctctgagctgatacagctgatcagagatcaggaaaagcaagcagtgagtccagctgaaggacgactggagcgactggagcaggagatcaatgatctgaggaggagagacgctgagctggagcagctttcacacacacaggatcacaTCCAGTTCCTGCAG agtttccagtctctctcagcACCTCCTAAATCTATAGATGTAAATGACGATCCCTTCAGTTCTCTCTTCTCTTTTGACGGCCTCAGAGAATCTGTTCATCAGCTTAAAGAAAAACTGGAGGATTTCTGCAAAGAGAAGCTCAAGAAGATCTCAGACAGAG TCACGTTTATCTACATTGTTCTCTGGACCAGGAACGACTTcctacaat attcccaATGGCTGactctggatctgaacacagTGAATAAATTCCTCCTTCTGTCTGAGAACAACGGAGTGATTACTGACACTCACATAGATCAgtcgtatcctgatcatccagacagatttgattaTTGGcctcaggtgttgtgtagagagagtgtgtgtggacgctgttactgggagctgGAGTGGAGTGGAGATGATGGTGTGGagatatcagtgtcatataagagcatcagcaggaagggacAGGTTTATGAGTGTAGGTTTGGATataatgatcagtcctggagtttgtTCTGCTCTCGCTCCAGATACTCATTCAGACACAATAACATAGTGACTCGTCTCCCTGTAAAGTCCATCATCAGGAGAATaggagtgtttgtggatcacggtgcaggaactctgtccttctacagcgtctctgacacaatgagcctcatccacacagtccagaccacattcactcagccgctctatcctgggtttagggtttattataaatcatcattgaaactgtgttga